A single Triticum dicoccoides isolate Atlit2015 ecotype Zavitan chromosome 2A, WEW_v2.0, whole genome shotgun sequence DNA region contains:
- the LOC119354300 gene encoding protein LHCP TRANSLOCATION DEFECT-like encodes MASIPCTIQLATKAASSSSGWRSPRAVGGVLRTPQLGGGAAWLRPSLLSKVAPARESGRVRFFKFGNKDAEGAGIYGSQARDDFDRDDVEQYFNYMGMLAVEGTYDKMEALLNQSIHPVDILLILAASEGDLPKIEELLKAGAKYDVKDADGRTALDRASGEVREFITGFAVAKKA; translated from the exons ATGGCCTCCATCCCGTGCACCATCCAGCTCGCGACCAAGGCGGCGTCCTCGTCTTCCGGGTGGAGGTCGCCGCGGGCGGTGGGGGGAGTGCTGAGGACCCCGCAGCTGGGCGGCGGCGCAGCGTGGCTGCGGCCGTCGCTGTTGAGCAAGGtggcgccggcgagggagagcgGCAGAGTGAGGTTCTTCAAGTTCGGGAACAAGGACGCTGAGGGCGCCGGCATCTACGGCAGCCAGGCGAGGGACGACTTCGACCGCGACGACGTCGAGCAG TACTTCAACTACATGGGGATGCTGGCGGTGGAGGGCACCTACGACAAGATGGAGGCGCTGCTGAACCAGAGCATCCACCCGGTGGACATCCTGCTGATTCTGGCCGCCTCCGAGGGCGACTTGCCCAAGATCGAGGAGCTGCTCAAGGCCGGCGCCAAGTACGACGTCAAGGATGCCGACGGGAGGACGGCGCTGGACCGGGCTAGCGGCGAGGTCAGGGAGTTCATCACCGGCTTCGCCGTGGCCAAGAAGGCATGA